In one window of Bdellovibrio bacteriovorus W DNA:
- a CDS encoding integrase catalytic region (COG2801 Transposase and inactivated derivatives), with protein sequence MARYYQKPEDQIILEEIKAVIAIRPTYGYRRVTTMVNRKRSNEGRNKINRKRVQRIIQMNGLSLPQAMPDQKREHTGVIMTMFPNIRWCSDGMEIRCFNGDKVFVAFALDCCDREAFAYVARAEPLSADDIEELMVKAVEKRFGASLRAPREVQWLSDRGSIYRAKSVKTLARHLNLQCCYTRAYSPESNGMAEAFVKTIKRDYVYQADCDSAETVLKLLPEWFADYNHVAPHSALGMKSPVEYKESVNL encoded by the coding sequence GTGGCCCGCTATTATCAAAAACCAGAAGATCAAATTATTTTAGAAGAGATTAAAGCTGTTATCGCCATCAGACCAACCTACGGTTATCGGCGAGTGACAACCATGGTGAATCGAAAGCGAAGCAATGAAGGGCGCAATAAGATCAATCGCAAGCGGGTTCAGAGGATCATTCAGATGAATGGTCTATCCCTGCCTCAAGCAATGCCAGATCAAAAGCGCGAACACACAGGTGTTATAATGACTATGTTCCCGAATATTCGTTGGTGCTCCGATGGAATGGAGATCCGTTGCTTTAACGGTGACAAAGTATTCGTGGCATTTGCATTGGACTGTTGTGATCGTGAAGCTTTTGCTTATGTCGCAAGAGCAGAGCCATTGTCTGCGGATGATATTGAAGAGCTAATGGTCAAAGCTGTCGAGAAAAGATTCGGAGCTTCTCTTCGCGCTCCTCGGGAAGTTCAATGGCTTTCAGATCGCGGTTCTATTTATCGTGCGAAGTCTGTAAAAACTTTAGCGCGACATTTAAACTTACAGTGTTGCTACACTCGGGCCTACAGTCCAGAGTCGAATGGAATGGCTGAAGCGTTCGTTAAAACAATTAAAAGAGATTATGTTTACCAAGCTGACTGCGATAGTGCCGAGACTGTTCTTAAACTACTGCCGGAATGGTTTGCCGATTATAACCACGTTGCTCCGCACTCAGCGCTTGGCATGAAGAGCCCAGTCGAGTACAAGGAGTCCGTGAACCTTTAA
- a CDS encoding DNA helicase (COG1112 Superfamily I DNA and RNA helicases and helicase subunits): MSSTLSAKLTFYRDLLLNFSKRNKELYYRPSKNALLLRRLDIKSEDINKFFQEGANLKKLLSDEQLSKTDWHKKAKKLKSEDDNFQKEYGVSGGWLLGPILVWRIKDDPEILVSPIFKVPVDLEKSRDSFQLITEDDSLIINPSLELLLTKKLGCDFKTKCEEGVLASLEFFISELKKSGRNVTIDNSVLDILRIPPKTKSVEDDDGNPKRVPLDPREYLTESEFNIFQSVTDVDFVIQPHFIVDTLDSSKLTLYEDYNDILDNPKNPLIKSLLEPGEIQRLRWQCVEDVDNEAEDTNRFVVDIDSTQHLAIRNAACLQGIVINGPPGTGKSQTITNLISQLLSEGKKVLFVAEKRVALDVVNARLIRANLEKEVVVLHTGAGDRQTLYKSFVNSAASQSNARAIEKWNEVSKRLDQYKTNVKEYKRLISKEVELLKMSFEELAGFESIRRYARGTKDEYSRLVEIDRSSLEKLAHHLEDLQALCQNNPHMLTSPWRGRTSDLNYSSKTKDELVDDSKRSTDLVHKIEKLTSDLHLLKNSPVWSRFISFFKMKNLENEIANSKLVLTKNIDKWTKLGASLRGPSESIPSWFESLVTRFEDLKSVIKFQEICSNIDREVGIASFGLFLSESLKLSSSWLTELEGRWADAWIQELLDRHSELQQFDSKDFETRIRRLKEQYFLHQAAAKEVVPHLILGKRKIEDIKSTSIQMLAREADKKRRVKSPRELMNDGALSTMLELKRCWLMSPLSVAQSLPNIEGMFDVVIFDEASQIRIEDAIPAVNRAKSLIVVGDSKQMPPTNFFGGSFDEDDDEENDMEPPESLLEQASRGFESITLRSHYRSQDESLIAFSNYAFYGSNLVAAPSHNVFGAGEAISFNRIENAYFNSKKGNITEAQAVVAKVAQILKVNPHASVGVISMGVSQQKAIENELDLLAESDKDFERVYNESLAYQVEGAFAGFFNKNLENVQGDERDIIIMSVGYAPAKPNAALRKAFGPLSYKGGGRRLNVAASRARRQLHLFCSFDPFCLEVDQMAYERNPETTTFARFLHYVALVSEKSTNEARQVLQTFESAESISSSESRKGLAVSIAERLSELGYSTDMNVGDCGFKIDLAVRDRENSNRYLLAIEIDGGAHVSAGYSRDRDRARLELLKAKGWSVYNVWTQDWLRDRDRVISAIEEEIKTVSGRRVAS; encoded by the coding sequence ATGTCGAGTACATTGTCTGCGAAGCTAACGTTCTATCGTGATCTACTTTTAAATTTCTCAAAAAGAAATAAAGAACTGTATTATCGTCCTTCAAAAAATGCCCTTCTATTACGCCGATTGGATATAAAGTCTGAAGACATAAATAAATTCTTTCAAGAAGGTGCAAATCTCAAAAAGCTCTTAAGCGATGAACAATTGAGTAAAACTGATTGGCATAAGAAAGCAAAGAAACTGAAGTCCGAGGATGACAACTTTCAAAAAGAGTACGGTGTCAGTGGGGGATGGCTATTGGGGCCAATTCTTGTATGGCGAATAAAAGATGACCCAGAGATTCTTGTTTCGCCTATATTTAAAGTTCCGGTAGACCTTGAGAAAAGTCGAGATTCATTTCAACTGATCACCGAAGATGATAGTTTGATCATTAATCCAAGCTTAGAGCTTTTATTAACCAAAAAGCTTGGCTGTGATTTTAAAACAAAGTGTGAAGAAGGTGTTTTAGCTTCGTTGGAGTTCTTTATAAGTGAACTCAAAAAAAGTGGACGAAATGTCACTATCGACAACTCTGTTTTAGATATATTGCGTATTCCACCAAAAACAAAATCTGTAGAGGATGATGACGGCAATCCCAAAAGAGTCCCCTTGGATCCTAGGGAGTATCTAACAGAATCTGAATTCAACATATTTCAGAGTGTCACGGATGTGGACTTCGTTATTCAGCCCCACTTTATAGTGGACACTCTTGATAGTTCGAAACTCACTTTGTATGAAGATTATAACGACATTTTGGATAACCCAAAGAATCCTCTTATAAAGAGTCTTCTTGAGCCTGGTGAAATTCAACGTCTTAGATGGCAATGCGTGGAAGATGTTGATAATGAAGCCGAAGATACCAATCGCTTTGTTGTTGATATCGACTCAACTCAACACCTTGCAATACGAAATGCAGCTTGTCTGCAGGGAATCGTGATCAATGGCCCGCCCGGAACAGGGAAAAGCCAAACGATCACGAATCTGATTTCTCAGCTTCTCTCAGAGGGAAAAAAAGTTCTTTTTGTAGCAGAGAAAAGAGTGGCTTTGGATGTAGTGAATGCACGACTTATAAGAGCAAATTTGGAAAAGGAAGTGGTAGTTCTGCATACAGGCGCAGGCGACAGGCAGACCCTTTATAAGTCATTTGTGAACTCAGCAGCTAGTCAATCGAATGCAAGAGCCATAGAAAAATGGAATGAAGTTTCTAAGCGATTAGATCAATATAAAACCAATGTAAAAGAATATAAACGCCTAATTTCCAAAGAAGTTGAATTGCTTAAGATGAGTTTTGAGGAACTTGCGGGATTCGAATCAATAAGACGGTACGCACGCGGTACAAAGGATGAATATTCCCGGCTTGTTGAAATAGATAGATCATCTTTGGAGAAGCTAGCGCACCACTTAGAAGACCTTCAGGCACTTTGCCAGAATAACCCCCACATGCTGACATCTCCTTGGAGGGGTAGGACGTCGGATTTGAATTACAGTTCGAAGACTAAGGATGAACTCGTAGATGATTCTAAACGATCTACCGATCTTGTTCATAAAATTGAAAAGCTTACCTCAGATCTTCACCTTTTAAAAAACTCTCCTGTTTGGAGTAGGTTTATTTCGTTTTTTAAAATGAAGAATTTAGAAAACGAAATCGCAAATTCAAAGTTGGTTTTAACAAAAAACATTGATAAATGGACTAAGTTAGGAGCGTCCTTGAGAGGACCAAGTGAGTCGATTCCATCTTGGTTTGAAAGCCTTGTTACACGATTCGAAGATTTGAAGAGTGTGATTAAATTTCAGGAGATATGTAGTAATATCGATCGCGAGGTTGGAATAGCATCATTTGGACTATTTCTGAGTGAGTCTCTGAAGCTTTCTTCAAGTTGGTTGACTGAGTTAGAAGGGCGATGGGCGGATGCATGGATTCAGGAGCTACTAGATAGACACTCTGAACTTCAGCAGTTTGATTCCAAAGATTTTGAAACAAGGATCCGACGCTTAAAAGAGCAGTATTTTTTACATCAAGCAGCCGCTAAAGAAGTTGTGCCGCATCTGATTTTAGGTAAAAGAAAGATCGAAGATATAAAGTCTACATCAATACAAATGCTCGCTAGAGAAGCTGACAAGAAAAGACGAGTAAAATCGCCCAGAGAGTTAATGAATGATGGCGCACTATCGACGATGTTAGAACTTAAGAGATGTTGGCTCATGTCGCCCTTAAGTGTAGCGCAAAGTCTACCTAACATCGAAGGAATGTTTGACGTTGTTATTTTCGATGAGGCAAGTCAAATTCGTATCGAGGATGCCATACCAGCAGTCAATAGAGCAAAGTCTTTAATTGTTGTAGGTGATAGTAAGCAAATGCCACCAACGAATTTTTTCGGCGGGTCTTTTGATGAAGACGATGACGAAGAAAATGACATGGAACCACCTGAGAGCCTATTGGAGCAAGCCTCAAGAGGGTTTGAGAGCATTACTCTACGAAGTCATTATCGAAGTCAGGATGAATCTCTTATAGCGTTCTCAAATTATGCGTTCTATGGTTCAAATTTGGTAGCGGCGCCTAGTCACAATGTCTTTGGAGCTGGTGAGGCAATAAGTTTTAATAGAATCGAAAATGCCTACTTCAATTCGAAGAAAGGAAATATCACAGAGGCACAAGCTGTGGTCGCAAAAGTAGCGCAGATTCTCAAAGTAAATCCGCATGCGAGTGTTGGTGTGATATCAATGGGTGTTTCTCAACAGAAAGCTATTGAAAATGAGTTGGACTTGCTTGCTGAATCCGACAAGGATTTTGAAAGGGTCTACAACGAATCTCTTGCGTACCAAGTAGAAGGGGCGTTTGCAGGTTTCTTCAATAAGAATTTAGAAAATGTCCAGGGCGACGAGCGTGACATTATTATCATGTCCGTTGGGTATGCTCCAGCGAAGCCGAATGCGGCTCTTCGCAAAGCATTTGGTCCGTTGTCCTACAAAGGAGGTGGAAGGCGATTGAATGTTGCAGCGTCTAGGGCAAGGCGACAGTTGCATCTATTCTGCTCTTTTGATCCATTTTGTTTGGAAGTTGATCAAATGGCCTATGAACGCAATCCTGAAACAACGACATTTGCGCGATTTCTCCATTACGTGGCATTAGTTTCAGAAAAGTCCACAAATGAGGCTCGCCAAGTCTTACAAACATTCGAAAGTGCCGAATCTATAAGCTCGAGCGAAAGTCGTAAAGGGTTGGCAGTCAGTATTGCGGAGCGACTGTCTGAACTTGGATATTCAACTGATATGAATGTAGGGGATTGTGGTTTCAAAATCGATCTTGCCGTAAGAGACAGAGAGAACTCCAATCGCTATCTGCTTGCTATCGAGATCGACGGAGGTGCCCATGTTTCGGCGGGCTACAGTCGGGATCGAGATCGGGCTCGATTGGAGTTATTAAAGGCGAAGGGCTGGAGTGTTTATAATGTTTGGACGCAAGATTGGCTGAGAGATCGCGATCGGGTTATATCCGCTATCGAAGAGGAAATTAAAACAGTTAGTGGTCGTCGCGTTGCTTCATAA